Proteins from a single region of Shinella zoogloeoides:
- a CDS encoding YqaE/Pmp3 family membrane protein codes for MRLIIAILLPFLVFFTIGRPIAGIICLILQVTLIGWLPAAIWAVYALGQYNTDRKIREALADRR; via the coding sequence ATGCGGCTCATCATCGCCATCCTCCTGCCCTTTCTGGTGTTCTTCACCATCGGACGCCCGATTGCCGGCATCATCTGCCTCATCCTGCAGGTCACGCTGATCGGCTGGCTGCCGGCCGCCATCTGGGCGGTCTATGCGCTGGGACAGTACAATACGGACAGGAAAATCCGCGAGGCGCTGGCCGATCGGCGGTGA
- the phaZ gene encoding polyhydroxyalkanoate depolymerase has product MYYQLYELNHAMMAPWRAAADQMRLAFRNPLNPLSHTYFGRSMAAGFEVLERTTRRYGKPEFGLPTTVIDGQDVSVHEKIVWQRPFCNLIHFERCLPAGHRKDPKILIVAPMSGHYATLLRGTVEALLPHAEVHITDWVDARMVPLSEGRFDLDDYIDYVIQMLHALGPDTHVIAVCQPAVPVLAAVSVMEAENDPLSPSSMTLMGGPIDTRINPTAVNKLAKEKPIEWFRDNVIMPVPWPQPGVMREVYPGFLQLSGFMSMNLDRHVIAHKEFFAHLVKNDGDAAEKHRDFYDEYLAVMDLTAEFYLQTVETVFMKHALPKGEMMHRTRPVDTTAIRKVALLTVEGENDDISGVGQTEAAQTICTNIPDDMRMHYVQPDVGHYGVFNGSRFRKEIAPRILSFMAAHGKADKAKPMPRVIKGGKAGGV; this is encoded by the coding sequence ATGTATTATCAGCTCTACGAACTCAACCATGCGATGATGGCGCCCTGGCGGGCTGCCGCGGACCAGATGCGCCTTGCCTTCCGCAATCCGCTCAACCCGCTTTCGCACACCTATTTCGGCCGCTCCATGGCGGCGGGCTTCGAGGTTCTGGAGCGAACCACCCGGCGTTACGGCAAGCCGGAATTCGGCCTGCCCACCACCGTCATCGACGGTCAGGACGTCTCGGTTCACGAGAAGATCGTCTGGCAGCGTCCCTTCTGCAATCTCATTCATTTCGAGCGCTGTCTGCCGGCCGGCCACCGCAAGGATCCGAAGATCCTGATCGTCGCGCCCATGTCCGGCCACTATGCGACGCTGCTGCGCGGCACGGTCGAGGCCCTGCTGCCCCATGCCGAGGTGCACATCACCGACTGGGTGGATGCGCGCATGGTGCCGCTGTCCGAGGGACGCTTCGATCTCGACGACTATATCGATTACGTCATCCAGATGCTTCATGCGCTGGGGCCGGATACCCATGTCATCGCCGTCTGCCAGCCGGCCGTGCCGGTTCTGGCCGCCGTTTCGGTCATGGAAGCCGAGAACGACCCGCTGTCGCCCTCCTCCATGACGCTGATGGGCGGGCCGATCGATACACGCATCAATCCGACGGCGGTCAACAAGCTCGCCAAGGAAAAGCCGATCGAGTGGTTCCGCGACAATGTCATCATGCCGGTGCCGTGGCCGCAGCCGGGCGTGATGCGCGAGGTCTATCCGGGCTTCCTGCAGCTTTCCGGCTTCATGTCGATGAACCTCGACCGCCATGTCATCGCCCACAAGGAGTTCTTCGCCCATCTGGTGAAGAACGACGGGGACGCGGCGGAAAAGCACCGCGACTTCTACGACGAATATCTCGCCGTCATGGACCTGACCGCCGAATTCTACCTCCAGACGGTCGAGACGGTCTTCATGAAGCACGCCCTTCCGAAGGGCGAGATGATGCACCGCACGCGCCCCGTCGACACGACGGCGATCCGCAAGGTGGCGCTGCTGACCGTCGAGGGCGAGAACGACGATATCTCCGGCGTCGGCCAGACCGAGGCGGCGCAGACCATCTGCACCAACATCCCGGACGACATGCGCATGCACTATGTCCAGCCGGATGTCGGCCATTACGGCGTCTTCAACGGCTCGCGCTTCCGCAAGGAGATCGCGCCGCGCATTCTTTCCTTCATGGCCGCCCATGGCAAAGCCGACAAGGCGAAGCCGATGCCGCGTGTCATCAAGGGCGGCAAGGCCGGCGGCGTCTGA
- a CDS encoding DUF2852 domain-containing protein: MNQSALIRPDWTPATIALMVLGFVVFWPLGLAMLAYIIFGDRLRTFKKDANDSVDGMFASCRGKFRGGRGHGFRSATGNVAFDDWRDAELARLDEERRKLDEMREEFDAYSRELRRAKDQEEFDRFMRERRAKGQSDVPGFPAN; the protein is encoded by the coding sequence ATGAACCAGTCAGCACTGATCCGTCCGGACTGGACGCCTGCGACCATCGCCCTGATGGTGCTCGGCTTCGTGGTGTTCTGGCCGCTCGGCCTTGCCATGCTAGCCTACATCATCTTCGGCGACCGCCTGAGAACCTTCAAGAAAGACGCCAACGACAGCGTGGACGGCATGTTCGCCTCCTGCCGCGGCAAGTTCCGCGGCGGCCGTGGCCATGGCTTCCGCAGCGCCACCGGCAATGTCGCCTTCGACGACTGGCGTGACGCCGAGCTTGCCCGCCTCGACGAGGAGCGCCGAAAGCTCGACGAAATGCGCGAGGAATTCGACGCCTACAGCCGGGAACTGCGCCGCGCCAAGGACCAGGAGGAGTTCGACCGCTTCATGCGCGAACGCCGCGCCAAGGGCCAGAGCGACGTCCCGGGTTTCCCCGCGAACTGA
- a CDS encoding M48 family metallopeptidase, translating into MFSLARKPRKALKTPPPPERREIDVNGKAVPLTIKRDLRATRLTLRIEPGGRALRMTVPNGIAERDIRDFLTRHQGWLMTKLAKFRSTNELEDGGYVMIRGVAHRIEATGRLRGLTEAVIVDDEAVLRVGGMEESIPRRISDFLKKEARLELDRLVAVHAGRIGKRVKSLTLRDTRSRWGSCSADGALSFSWRIAMAPPHVIDYLAAHEVAHLAEMNHSPAFWSLCAQLCPTTEEAKRWLKRNGSLLHAVDFG; encoded by the coding sequence ATGTTTTCCCTGGCTCGCAAGCCCCGCAAGGCCCTGAAGACCCCGCCTCCGCCGGAACGGCGCGAGATCGACGTCAATGGCAAGGCCGTGCCGCTGACCATAAAGCGCGATCTGCGCGCCACGCGCCTGACGTTACGTATCGAGCCCGGCGGCCGGGCGCTACGCATGACGGTGCCGAACGGCATCGCCGAGCGCGACATCCGCGATTTCCTCACCCGTCATCAGGGCTGGCTGATGACGAAGCTCGCCAAATTCCGCTCGACCAACGAACTGGAGGATGGCGGCTATGTCATGATCCGCGGTGTCGCGCATCGCATCGAGGCGACGGGCAGGCTGCGCGGCCTGACCGAGGCCGTCATCGTCGATGACGAAGCCGTGCTGCGTGTCGGCGGCATGGAGGAGAGCATTCCCCGCCGCATCAGCGATTTCCTGAAGAAGGAGGCGCGGCTGGAACTGGACCGCCTCGTTGCCGTCCATGCGGGCCGCATCGGCAAGCGTGTGAAGTCCCTGACCCTGCGCGATACGCGTAGCCGCTGGGGCTCCTGTTCGGCGGATGGCGCTCTGAGTTTCTCCTGGCGCATCGCCATGGCCCCGCCCCATGTCATCGATTATCTCGCCGCCCATGAGGTGGCGCATCTCGCCGAAATGAACCACAGCCCCGCCTTCTGGTCGCTCTGCGCGCAGCTCTGCCCGACGACGGAGGAGGCCAAGCGCTGGCTCAAGCGCAACGGCAGCCTGCTGCACGCCGTCGATTTCGGCTAG